One stretch of Bombina bombina isolate aBomBom1 chromosome 7, aBomBom1.pri, whole genome shotgun sequence DNA includes these proteins:
- the LOC128636731 gene encoding olfactory receptor 1G1-like has protein sequence MTNNNLFLPFTKGNIPSAIVTNNTSLTEFFLVSFFATTNNQAVVFTGVFIMYLLAVLGNLMITTAVCLVSQLHTPMYFFLCNLSVEDIVYVSTVLPKLLVTTVTGDISISFTSCIVQMFFFTLCLAVEFFILTSMAYDRYVAICVPLNYILIMNKMVCILLAFSTWFLGGIISLIFTLMVTNLTFCDVQDINHFFCDPQTVIKISCSDTTNIIMFTSIAGVLVGCCPFILIITSYMYIISTILKIQTSGGRSKMFSSCSSHLMIVILFYGTAVSMNMKPKTENSQKLDIILSLLYIAVVPVLNPLVYSLRNREVMKAMEKMFQKIITF, from the coding sequence ATGacaaataacaatttatttctccCTTTTACCAAAGGAAATATCCCAAGTGCAATTGTAACAAACAACACATCACTAACAGAATTCTTCCTAGTGTCATTTTTTGCTACCACAAACAACCAAGCTGTAGTATTTACAGGAGTTTTTATCATGTATCTGCTGGCTGTGCTTGGTAACCTAATGATTACTACAGCTGTGTGCCTGGTATCTCAACTTCACACACCAATGTATTTCTTCCTGTGCAATCTGTCAGTTGAAGACATTGTGTACGTCTCTACGGTTTTGCCCAAACTACTGGTCACCACCGTCACCGGAGATATCAGCATTTCTTTCACAAGCTGTATTGTACAGATGTTTTTCTTTACATTATGTCTTGCtgtagaattttttatattgacctCCATGGCTTATGACCGCTATGTGGCTATATGTGTTCCTCTAAATTATATACTCATTATGAACAAAATGGTGTGTATCCTTTTAGCCTTTTCCACCTGGTTCCTTGGAGGGATAatatcattaatttttactttGATGGTGACTAACTTGACATTCTGTGATGTACAAGACATTAACCATTTCTTCTGTGATCCCCAAACGGTGATAAAGATATCTTGCAGTGACACCACAAACATTATAATGTTTACCAGTATTGCTGGTGTGTTAGTGGGATGTTGTCCTTTTATACTCATCATAACCTCGTATATGTACATCATATCAACCATTCTGAAGATTCAGACCTCAGGAGGAAGAAGTAAGATGTTCTCCAGTTGCTCCTCACATCTCAtgattgtcattttattttatggGACTGCTGTAAGTATGAACATGAAACCAAAGACTGAAAATTCACAGAAACTAGATATAATTCTCTCCTTACTTTATATTGCTGTGGTTCCAGTGTTAAATCCACTAGTCTATAGCTTAAGAAATAGAGAGGTTATGAAAGCCATGGAAAAAATGTTccaaaaaatcattacattttag